In the genome of Primulina tabacum isolate GXHZ01 chromosome 13, ASM2559414v2, whole genome shotgun sequence, the window AGGTATTTTTAGGCATACGAGCATTCATTGATTATGTCATGTCATATGgatgttggattgattttttTGGTGAATGCTTTTCATTATCTGGTTTCTGCACTGGTTTATATCGATATTGCAGGATGAAGAAGCATTTTGTGGTTGATCTCTGAATTTTTGCTGATGTTTTTTTTGAGGAGTGACTTGATTTTGATGGATTTAGTTTTCCATTTTCTAAATATAGATTCGGTATTAACTTGATCTGGGCAAATGCATGTGGATTTCCAGTTTATCTTAATGATCAGTCTACTGTCTATATTTGATGGTGTCAAGAGATGCGCGTGACGTTGGATCTGTTGTTGGTTGATTGCAGATGAAATAGCAAAATTGTTTCCTTTCCTCTTCGGACAACCATCAGCAACCTTGGTTCCAGGAGATTCAAGTTCAGTTCAGGAGTTGAAGATAGGAGTGGTTTTGTCAGGAGGTCAAGCCCCTGGAGGTCATAATGTTATTTCTGGAATTTATGGTGAGAGCAATTGTGAAACAAATCTTTTATCCTAAATGATTTTTTGAAGTGATTTTTGTGAGCATGTATGTTGGTCGTAGACTACTTGCAGAGTCACTGTAAAGGGAGCACTTTGTATGGATTTAGGGGTGGACCAGCTGGAATAATGAAGTGCAAATATGTTGTGCTGACCTCAGATTACGTCTATCCTTACAGAAATCAGGTGAGTCTGATCCATAAGTGAGTTCCTAACTCCATTGACATTCTTGGCAGTTTACTTTATCCCGCGGCATTTTTTTCCCTGAAAATTTGCATTTTAAGGTAATGTTTTGGCAAAAGGAATGTTCTCAACAATTGAGGAAACATTGTTTTGAATGGAAAAAGTGAACTCTTGATGTGGTTTTTCTAAATGATATTCTTTGTTTTCATGTTACCCTCTTCTTATCACAAAAAAACTAGCTTTTCTATTTCATTTAATGTTTAATGTGTGTGATTCTGTCCGTGCTTGTGTGTGAATATTGAATGACCAAAGTTTCATTCTCAATCACTATCTTGCTTCAGTTGATGAAATTTGTGATGTATTTTCTCgtaggaaattttttttttaaaaacaaacatCGTACCATGAAATATAAATTCTTCAGTCGGCGATCGGCATAATTAATGTGTCGTGCATCATGTTAATAGTAATACTACTTTCAGGGAGGGTTTGATATGATCTGCAGTGGAAGAGACAAGATTGAGACTCCGGAACAGGTATACTTTTGATTCTAGCACGTTATAAAATATACCTAGGTGTGccttatttgtaaatattatgaGCGACACAAGGTGCATTAAATTTATTTCAGTTTAAGCAAGCTGAAGAAACTGCAATTAAGCTTGATCTGGATGGTCTTGTCGTAATTGGTGGAGATGATTCGAACACAAATGCCTGTCTTCTGGCTGAAAATTTTAGGTAGGGAATATTCTTGAATTGAGATTGTGATCTTTTTTAAGTTTTGTTGCTGGTTTTGGTAGTTACATAGACCATTGTACGTGTTCTCATATTCCTACTATTATAACGTTTCTCAGGagcaaaaatttgaaaactaAGGTCATTGGTTGTCCAAAGACCATTGATGGTGATCTCAAATGCAAGGAGGTTCCCACAAGTTTCGGGTTTGACACTGCATGCAAGGTTATTTATCAAAATGTTTTTTTCTATAGTTTATCTAATTTGGCCCTCATAATCGTAGCTTGCTAACTTATAATCACCTTTATTGTCTCTTGGAAAATGTTGCTATGGTGGCTATTTATACATGGAAATCAACAACCTTCTTAGCAGCAAAGTATATATGTGCACATCTTAGGACTCTTTCAATCTCTCAAGTAACCATCCGAACTCCTATTACTGATCTGGTCTTGCATTCTTTGCAAATCATTTTTGACTCTTGGCCGAGGGGTCTTTGTAGATGATATAAATCACTGATCTCCTTGGTTTCTTCcaaactttcttttcttttctcatGCATTTTCATATCAGAAATCatgatttattatgtttacTTGTGATAATATATTTCTAACTTTTCTTCCACGGGTTTATTCTGTCATTTGATACAATTGATTTCCTGATATGAttagttgatttttttttcttgtgatAATTAGATGAACTTTTAAGAGACTGTTGAATTTATTTTTAGTGGCATATTTAACGCATTGTTTGTTTTTACTTTTCCATAGATATATGCAGAGATGATCGGGAATGTCATGGTAGATGCTCGTTCAACTGGAAAATACTACCATTGTATGTACATCTGCTGGATGCATTAAATTTTTCACGTCTCTAGCATCTTGACCTTAATGAACTCATTGAAATCAATATTAGAATGCGGCTGAGGCCCTAGAGCTTTTAGCTTAGTTCATTTAAAAGAGTTCTCTATCTGTATATCATTTTGTTTTCATCTGCATCTTAGAGAGGCTACTTCGTTTATATAATAATGAATTATTTTCTGTAGTTGTTCGCCTTATGGGGCGTGCTGCTTCTCACATTACATTGGAGTGTGCATtgcaaactcatccaaatatcACCCTTATTGGCGAAGAGGTATGTTTCTCCCGTCACAGTTTACATTCCTGTACTATTTTATTTGGCTTTGATTTGTAAAATTCATGTAGATATATTTGGTCTTTTATTGCTGTTGTCATATCGTATTCGATTATTTTTTATCCACGACGACTAAACCAAGATGAAGAGGAGGccaaaatatcaaaaaatcaTATTGAAATATGAACGAAAATATTACTATTGTTATTGTAATCTCTAAGTACTATGAAAATCTCCTGAAAGTGCCAAGTCATATATTGACTGCAGGTTGCTGCCAAGAAACAAACACTTAAAAATGTCACAGACTACATTGCTGATGTGATCTGCAAACGTGCTGAACTTGGTTATAACTATGGTGTTGTACTCATACCAGAAGGACTTATAGATTTCATTCCAGAGGTGAAAAAACTGTCTCTaaaatttatcgatttttgtaattgtttgttattattatacTCATAGCAGAAGGACTTGTAGATTTCATTCCAGAGGTGAAAAAACACTCCGGAAATTATTAttctttttaattgttttttacTTTTCCATATGAATTCGCAGAGTCACAggcattaaattatttttccatTCATATATGCTTTTGTGCCGATCTTTCTTCTCTTTGCTGATAGCTTTACTTTTCTCTTCTTATTTTTAATGTGCAGGTTCAGCATCTCATTGCAGAACTGAATGAAATTTTGGCCCATGACATTATAGATGAAGCTGGTGCTTGGAAAAAGAAACTCACCTCCAAGTCTGTTCATCTCTTTGATATCCTACCCCTAGCTATCCAGGATCAATTGTTACTCGAGAGAGATCCACATGGGAATGTCCAGGTACATGCATTGGCTCTTTAGTTTTTAGATCCAT includes:
- the LOC142522447 gene encoding pyrophosphate--fructose 6-phosphate 1-phosphotransferase subunit beta; this encodes MAAAALLSNGGAKIPATGRYAAVYSEVQNSRLDHPLPLPSVLKNPFTVVDGPPSSAAGNPDEIAKLFPFLFGQPSATLVPGDSSSVQELKIGVVLSGGQAPGGHNVISGIYDYLQSHCKGSTLYGFRGGPAGIMKCKYVVLTSDYVYPYRNQGGFDMICSGRDKIETPEQFKQAEETAIKLDLDGLVVIGGDDSNTNACLLAENFRSKNLKTKVIGCPKTIDGDLKCKEVPTSFGFDTACKIYAEMIGNVMVDARSTGKYYHFVRLMGRAASHITLECALQTHPNITLIGEEVAAKKQTLKNVTDYIADVICKRAELGYNYGVVLIPEGLIDFIPEVQHLIAELNEILAHDIIDEAGAWKKKLTSKSVHLFDILPLAIQDQLLLERDPHGNVQVAKIETEKMLIQMVETELEMRKKGASYKCQFKGQSHFFGYEGRCGLPSNFDSTYCYALGYAAAVLLQSGKTGLISSVGNLAAPVSEWTVGGTPLTSLMDVERRHGKFKPVIKKAMVELEGAPFKKFVSMREEWALKNRYLNPGPIQFVGPASDAVNHTLLLELEAQV